The following proteins are encoded in a genomic region of Aliiroseovarius sp. F47248L:
- the mutY gene encoding A/G-specific adenine glycosylase: MCDAPKPADLLTWYDCHARELPWRVSPSDRAAGVVPNPYAVWLSEIMLQQTTVAAVRDYFTRFMALWPTVEALADADDDRVMGEWAGLGYYARARNLLKCARTITHLGGFPRTRAELEKLPGIGPYTSAAISAIAFDLPETVVDGNVERVMARVFQIETPLTDAKPQLKECAASLTPDTRPGDYAQAVMDLGATICTPKSPACGICPWSANCKARRAGVQTSLPARKPKTPKPTRYGIVYLVRRADGAWLVERRPERGLLGGMLGWPGAEWGDTAIEAAPLQANWNDPGVEVRHTFTHFHLRLSLRVARVSNTTQVQTGSFQNIRPSDLPTVMRKAYDVAKAALPD; encoded by the coding sequence TTGTGTGACGCGCCGAAACCCGCTGATCTTTTGACTTGGTATGATTGCCATGCCCGCGAATTGCCGTGGCGTGTCAGTCCTTCGGATCGGGCGGCAGGCGTAGTGCCCAACCCCTATGCCGTGTGGCTTTCCGAGATCATGTTGCAACAAACGACCGTTGCAGCAGTAAGAGACTATTTCACCCGATTCATGGCCCTTTGGCCCACTGTCGAAGCTTTGGCAGACGCCGATGATGACCGTGTTATGGGTGAATGGGCGGGGCTTGGGTACTATGCCCGTGCGCGCAATCTGCTGAAATGCGCGCGGACGATCACCCATCTGGGCGGGTTTCCCCGGACGCGGGCCGAGCTTGAGAAGCTGCCTGGTATCGGCCCATACACATCCGCTGCGATTTCCGCGATCGCCTTTGATCTGCCGGAAACCGTGGTGGACGGAAATGTCGAACGGGTGATGGCACGAGTGTTTCAGATCGAAACGCCGCTGACGGATGCAAAACCTCAGTTGAAGGAATGTGCTGCCAGTTTGACCCCAGACACGCGGCCAGGTGATTATGCGCAAGCGGTGATGGATTTGGGGGCCACGATTTGCACCCCCAAGTCGCCCGCCTGTGGGATTTGTCCTTGGAGCGCGAATTGTAAGGCACGACGGGCAGGGGTGCAGACCTCGCTACCCGCCCGTAAACCGAAAACTCCTAAGCCCACGCGTTATGGAATCGTCTACTTAGTTCGACGCGCGGATGGCGCTTGGCTGGTCGAGCGGCGACCGGAGCGGGGATTGCTGGGAGGGATGCTGGGTTGGCCGGGGGCTGAGTGGGGCGACACAGCCATCGAAGCCGCGCCATTGCAGGCAAATTGGAACGATCCGGGAGTCGAAGTGCGTCATACATTCACGCATTTTCACCTGAGGCTGTCGCTGCGCGTGGCTAGGGTTTCCAACACCACGCAGGTGCAAACCGGATCATTTCAGAACATCCGCCCCTCGGATCTGCCGACCGTCATGCGCAAGGCATATGACGTTGCGAAAGCCGCGTTGCCGGATTGA
- a CDS encoding alkane 1-monooxygenase, producing MVPSSTISRFRNAAPFGVSLFLPVLVCIAAAKGGWYLLLPPLGTWWFYAVLDAAVGRYTENADPNTAESDLFWYRFITLIWFPIQFVMIFGMIWYVTGADHLSLLEKFFVFFGVGVLSGSIGIVYAHELMHQSNRLERWLADLLLATVLYSHFRTEHLLVHHPYVGTTRDAVTARYNEGFHRYFFRVLRQTPGSAWRAEKAMLARRGLSALDGSNPFWRYGALQLICCIFSVLIGGWLGLALFAYQAFIAIWQLELTNYVEHYGLTRKHLGDGKYERVMPHHSWNADHRASNWLLINLQRHSDHHYKPARRFPLLQTYADSEAPQLPFGYPVMTVAALIPPVWRRVMNPRVRAWRKLHYPEITDWSAYKAGTLPPPGVH from the coding sequence ATGGTTCCATCGTCAACGATTTCCCGGTTCCGAAACGCGGCCCCATTCGGAGTTTCACTTTTTCTGCCCGTTCTCGTCTGCATCGCGGCTGCGAAGGGCGGGTGGTATCTGCTTTTGCCCCCGCTGGGGACATGGTGGTTTTACGCGGTTTTGGATGCAGCCGTCGGCCGCTACACAGAGAATGCAGACCCTAACACGGCCGAAAGTGATCTTTTCTGGTATCGATTTATCACGCTGATCTGGTTCCCCATTCAGTTCGTCATGATATTTGGGATGATCTGGTATGTGACCGGAGCCGACCATCTGTCGCTGCTTGAAAAGTTCTTTGTTTTCTTCGGCGTGGGTGTGCTGTCGGGATCAATTGGCATTGTTTATGCGCATGAGTTGATGCATCAATCCAACCGATTGGAGCGGTGGCTGGCCGATCTGTTGTTGGCCACCGTCCTTTACAGCCATTTCCGCACCGAACACCTTTTGGTACATCACCCCTATGTTGGCACCACACGTGATGCCGTGACGGCCCGGTACAATGAAGGGTTTCACCGCTACTTCTTCCGAGTACTACGACAAACACCAGGGTCAGCATGGCGTGCGGAAAAGGCGATGCTGGCGCGGCGCGGACTGTCTGCGTTGGATGGGTCGAACCCGTTCTGGCGATACGGCGCTCTGCAACTGATCTGCTGTATTTTTTCGGTGTTGATCGGTGGCTGGCTCGGACTGGCATTGTTTGCCTATCAGGCGTTCATCGCCATCTGGCAGTTGGAGCTGACGAACTATGTTGAACATTACGGGTTAACCCGCAAGCATCTGGGTGACGGCAAATACGAACGTGTGATGCCGCATCACAGCTGGAATGCCGATCACCGGGCTTCGAATTGGTTGCTGATCAACCTGCAACGCCATTCCGATCATCACTATAAGCCCGCGCGTCGGTTTCCGCTGTTGCAAACCTATGCCGATAGCGAAGCACCGCAGTTGCCGTTTGGTTATCCGGTAATGACGGTTGCCGCATTGATCCCGCCTGTGTGGCGGCGGGTGATGAACCCGCGCGTGCGCGCATGGCGCAAGCTACATTATCCAGAGATCACGGATTGGAGCGCTTACAAGGCTGGCACCCTGCCACCGCCGGGCGTGCACTAG
- a CDS encoding DsbA family protein, with amino-acid sequence MTRILPILLAALLLIGGGAYYMSQNNGSVPGVTIAEAQDADVELAPDMILGDENAPLTVIEYASFTCPHCANFHDTVFKDLKKNYIDTGKIQFVHREVYFDRFGLWAGMIARCGGDDRYFGLTNLIYSGQKEWIGDGDPSNILDNLRKIGRTAGMNDEQMDACLQDEAMAQSMVAAYQKNATADEINATPSFVIDGETYSNMSYDDFAKLIDEKLES; translated from the coding sequence ATGACCCGAATCCTTCCCATCCTGCTTGCGGCCCTTCTGCTGATCGGCGGCGGCGCATATTACATGAGCCAGAACAACGGCTCGGTTCCCGGTGTTACGATTGCCGAGGCACAAGACGCTGATGTTGAACTGGCCCCTGACATGATCTTGGGCGATGAAAACGCACCGCTTACGGTGATCGAATATGCCTCGTTCACTTGCCCGCACTGTGCCAATTTCCACGACACGGTCTTCAAGGATCTGAAGAAGAACTATATCGACACTGGCAAAATTCAGTTCGTTCACCGCGAGGTGTATTTTGACCGCTTTGGTCTTTGGGCTGGCATGATTGCCCGCTGCGGCGGTGACGATCGGTACTTCGGCCTGACCAACCTGATCTATTCCGGGCAGAAAGAATGGATTGGAGATGGCGATCCCAGCAACATTCTGGACAACCTGCGCAAGATTGGCCGCACCGCAGGCATGAATGACGAACAAATGGACGCTTGCCTGCAAGATGAAGCAATGGCCCAAAGCATGGTTGCCGCTTATCAGAAAAACGCCACAGCGGACGAGATCAACGCCACCCCGTCTTTCGTCATCGACGGTGAGACCTATTCCAACATGTCGTATGACGATTTTGCCAAGTTGATTGACGAAAAGCTGGAAAGCTGA
- a CDS encoding glutathione S-transferase, with amino-acid sequence MLPILYSFRRCPYAIRARLAIASSGVQVELREILLRDKPQAFLDASPTATVPCLVTADSVLDESFDIMRWALAQNDPDALCDMPSAGFDQIDIFDGPFKRALDQTKYAVRHPDSDPEVTRAEAMKILAVLETQLGGGWLFGNRPTLADFATLPFIRQFAMIDKPRFEAEATPRVSAWLEKFLASDRLANVMQKYPPWKTGDAPTTFP; translated from the coding sequence ATGTTGCCAATCCTTTATTCCTTCCGCCGTTGCCCCTATGCCATCCGCGCACGCCTTGCCATCGCCAGCAGCGGTGTGCAGGTCGAGCTGCGCGAAATTTTGTTGCGCGACAAGCCACAGGCGTTTCTGGACGCCTCGCCCACCGCGACTGTGCCGTGTCTGGTGACTGCCGATAGCGTGCTGGACGAAAGCTTTGACATCATGCGTTGGGCTTTGGCGCAAAATGACCCCGATGCGCTTTGCGATATGCCGAGCGCAGGGTTTGACCAGATCGACATCTTTGACGGTCCGTTCAAGCGTGCGCTGGATCAGACGAAATACGCCGTGCGTCACCCGGACAGCGACCCGGAAGTCACGCGCGCCGAAGCAATGAAAATTCTGGCCGTGCTTGAGACGCAACTTGGCGGCGGCTGGCTGTTTGGCAACCGTCCGACACTGGCAGATTTCGCCACCCTGCCCTTCATTCGACAGTTCGCAATGATTGACAAGCCGCGCTTCGAAGCCGAAGCGACACCGCGCGTTTCGGCCTGGCTAGAGAAATTTCTAGCCAGCGACCGACTTGCCAACGTAATGCAGAAATATCCGCCATGGAAAACTGGCGACGCACCAACAACCTTCCCCTAG
- a CDS encoding DciA family protein — MPDVSQPKDKQRRRKGFERTSSLLSTRIRKTSEVRGFAVTRVLTHWAEIVGDATATIAKPVEVSYARGGMGATLTVLTTGAQAPMLEMQKETLREKVNAVYGYNAIARIRITQTAPIGFAEGQAQFTSAPKKAPVIDEKTNARAAEVTADVTDAGLRDALETLARNVLTKQKHDRG, encoded by the coding sequence ATGCCAGACGTGAGTCAACCAAAAGATAAGCAACGCCGCAGAAAAGGGTTTGAGAGGACCTCGAGCCTTTTGTCGACACGCATTCGCAAGACCAGCGAAGTGCGCGGATTTGCTGTGACGCGTGTTCTGACCCATTGGGCAGAGATTGTAGGCGATGCCACTGCGACCATCGCCAAACCGGTCGAGGTGTCATATGCGCGCGGCGGCATGGGGGCGACACTGACGGTGCTGACCACCGGTGCGCAGGCTCCAATGCTGGAAATGCAGAAAGAGACGCTGCGCGAAAAGGTGAACGCCGTCTATGGATATAACGCCATTGCGCGGATAAGGATCACCCAAACTGCTCCGATAGGCTTTGCCGAAGGACAGGCGCAATTTACTTCTGCACCGAAAAAGGCGCCGGTGATCGACGAAAAAACCAACGCGCGCGCCGCCGAGGTGACGGCTGACGTCACGGATGCCGGCTTGCGCGATGCACTTGAAACACTGGCACGCAACGTGCTGACCAAACAGAAACACGATAGAGGCTGA